In the genome of Colletes latitarsis isolate SP2378_abdomen chromosome 9, iyColLati1, whole genome shotgun sequence, one region contains:
- the Fig4 gene encoding polyphosphoinositide phosphatase FIG4 isoform X2 produces the protein MLQRFYLMGSNNALTRFRVLKIDRTEPKELIVVDDKREYTKDEIKDLVYMIDMGNLTRAGQRSNMGGVSRVISAFGIVGSNYNESTPDNSISQESEHQEFQKPMYKPTQTKFTWKTMWQRDSFLRPVSAFGLLGFVRFLEGYYIILVTKRCRVAVVGHHTIYKVLDTSMIYIPNDTVRVFHPDEQRYVKMFQSIDLSSNFYFSYSYDLTHTLQNNMTPPKHIQSNIPNTSDDASKRAGNDDTEDTDFFNMWAFRKNHQSNSGTEKYIDYGVRSNPNRRFVWNSHLLKPAEKDLHRDWILYITHGFIGQSNVSIFGRSMYVTIIARRSNKYAGTRFLKRGANFDGDVANEVETEQIVHDSGVSSLNKGRFSSFVQMRGSVPGHWSQYVSKMVPKPTIACDLADPYVETAGAHFNQLLKRYGSPIIILNLVKKREKKKHESTLSEELCMAVKYLNQFLPPEHHIQYKIFDMARMNKRKNVNVMARLANIANNAVLKTGIFQSQNPYYSQRNLFSSQSNNAKKLHKTNSNTVLSQSSYNVQSSVNLTAENSNNLSVNYNANSKFTVENNFHESSHIEDTVKQCFSTRGTLQTGIIRTNCVDCLDRTNTAQFAIGKCALGFQLCALGVLESPKLEFDSDCVRMLEELYEDHGDTLALQYGGSQLVHRIKTYRKTAPWTSQGNDIMQTLSRYYSNTFNDQEKQHTINLFLGLFIPEEGKPPIWELVTDYYLHHKPACQYSHRTKLLTQWWDTNVLKCLPYALSEVTKACAEIIQVQNSTEEMIDVYYDYHRPYELSLLSEIYAYKISHSVRDFMPNCTTSFSPFAVRVRPGKRREGSGNKNLSMKNPSMTGQSSTSSTTSSASSSEDVSTDDDESHQHTNESQLITSKESLEFTSFESLFPSMKEVYGTQPEYPKRNDVVLYKKFVLIGRNATYLDYTKFRSKLIQQTSFPETTIPMVTLPVVTEHSINIYEQYVKRANIGGSVPNQDNINLYEHYTKQHQQLLTKSSRLR, from the exons ATGTTACAGAGATTTTATTTGATGGGATCGAATAATGCCTTGACTCGTTTTCGGGTATTAAAAATAGATCGTACAGAACCAAAAGAATTAATTGTTGTGGATGATAAAAGGGAATACACTAAGGATGAGATAAAAGATCTGGTGTATATGATAGACATGGGTAATCTTACGCGTGCCGGGCAGCGAAGTAACATGGGTGGAGTTTCAAGAGTTATTTCAGCTTTTGGTATTGTTG GCAGCAATTACAATGAATCTACACCAGACAACAGTATATCACAAGAGTCTGAGCACCAAGAATTTCAAAAGCCGATGTACAAACCAACTCAAACTAAATTCACCTGGAAAACAATGTGGCAAAGGGACAGTTTTCTTCGACCAGTGTCAGCTTTCGGTCTTCTTG GTTTTGTGCGTTTTTTGGAGGGATACTATATTATCCTGGTCACAAAACGATGTAGGGTGGCTGTTGTTGGGCATCATACGATATACAAAGTTTTAGATACTTCGATGATTTATATTCCAAACGACACTGTACGCGTCTTTCACCCCGACGAACAGAGATacgtaaaaatgtttcaaagtaTTGATCTTAGCAGTAATTTCTACTTTAGTTATTCATATGACTTGACACACACTCTACAAAATAATATGACTCCACCGAAACATATTCAATCAAACATACCTAATACTTCTGACGATGCCTCGAAAAGAGCGGGAAACGATGATACCGAGGACACAGACTTTTTTAATATGTGGGCATTTAGAAAAAACCATCAGAGTAATAG cggTACAGAGAAATATATCGACTACGGTGTACGGAGTAATCCAAACCGTCGATTTGTATGGAATTCTCATCTTTTAAAGCCAGCTGAAAAGGATTTACATCGAGATTGGATATTATATATTACACACGGGTTTATTGGTCAATCAAATGTCAGTATTTTCGGAAGGTCTATGTACGTAACTATTATAGCCAGAAGAAGTAATAAATATGCGGGTACTAGATTTTTAAAACGCGGGGCAAATTTCGAT ggTGACGTTGCTAACGAAGTAGAAACAGAACAAATTGTTCACGATTCGGGAGTAAGCTCTTTAAATAAGGGTCGTTTTAGTTCTTTTGTTCAAATGCGCGGATCGGTTCCTGGTCATTGGAGCCAATATGTTAGTAAAATGGTTCCTAAACCCACTATTGCTTGTGATTTGGCAGATCCATATGTAGAAACAGCAG gtgCACATTTCAATCAACTTCTAAAGAGGTATGGTTCGCCAATTATAATTCTTAATCTTGTAAAAAAACGGGAGAAAAAAAAACATGAAAGCACACTAAGCGAAGAATTATGTATGgctgttaaatatttaaatcaatttttacCTCCAGAACATCATATTCAATACAAAATTTTCGATATGGCGCGAATGAACAAAAG GAAAAATGTTAATGTTATGGCACGTTTAGCAAATATAGCAAATAATGCAGTATTAAAAACGGGTATTTTTCAATCGCAAAACCCGTATTACAgtcaaagaaatttattttcttctcaaTCTAATAACGCGAAAAAACTTCACAAAACGAACTCAAACACAGTTTTATCACAAAGTTCCTATAATGTCCAAAGTTCCGTAAATTTGACAGCTGAGAATAGCAATAATTTATCTGTAAATTACAATGCAAATTCTAAATTTAccgtagaaaataattttcacgaATCGAGTCACATAGAAGATACAGTAAAACAGTGTTTTAGTACAAGAGGCACATTACAAACTGGAATTATTAGAACAAATTGCGTAGATTGCTTAGATCGAACAAATACGGCACAATTTGCAATAGGGAAATGTGCTTTAGGATTTCAATTATGTGCTTTGGGCGTTTTAGAATCCCCTAAATTAGAATTTGACTCTGACTGTGTAAGAATGTTGGAAGAGTTATATGAGGATCATGGTGATACATTAGCATTACAATATGGTGGTTCTCAATTAGTTCACAGAATAAAAACCTATAG GAAGACTGCACCTTGGACTAGTCAGGGTAATGACATTATGCAGACACTCAGTAGATATTATAGTAACACTTTCAATGATCAAGAAAAACAACATACTATTAATTTATTCTTAG GTTTATTCATTCCCGAAGAAGGAAAACCTCCGATTTGGGAACTTGTAACAGATTACTACCTTCATCATAAACCAGCTTGTCAATATTCTCACAGGACAAAGCTTTTGACACAATGGTGGGATACTAACGTATTAAAATGTCTTCCTTATGCCCTAAGCGAAGTGACAAAAGCTTGTGCCGAAATAATACAGGTACAAAATTCGACCGAAGAAATGATCGATGTTTATTACGATTATCATAG ACCATACGAGTTGTCTCTACTGTCTGAAATTTATGCGTATAAAATTAGTCATTCGGTCAGAGATTTTATGCCGAATTGTACGACGAGCTTTAGTCCATTCGCTGTACGCGTTCGGCCCGGTAAAAGAAGAGAAGGCTCGGgtaataaaaatttaagtaTGAAAAATCCTTCTATGACTGGGCAAAGTAGTACCAGTAGTACGACTTCAAGTGCAAG TTCTAGCGAAGATGTGAGTACAGACGACGATGAAAGTCATCAACATACTAATGAGTCTCAGCTAATAACTTCGAAAGAAAGCTTGGAATTCACATCTTTCGAGTCATTATTTCCGTCTATGAAAGAAGTGTATGGAACTCAACCCGAATATCCTAAACGAAATGATGTAGTACTGTATAAAAA GTTCGTATTAATTGGACGCAATGCAACGTATTTAGATTATACGAAATTTCGGTCGAAATTAATTCAGCAGACATCGTTTCCCGAAACTACAATTCCTATGGTAACATTACCAGTAGTAACAGAACACAGTATAAATATATATGAACAATATGTTAAAAGAGCTAAT ATTGGTGGATCAGTGCCAAATCAAGACAATATTAATCTATATGAACATTATACGAAGCAGCATCAACAATTACTTACGAAGTCTAGCCGTTTGCGTTGA